CCAAACAAAGGGTTTGGAAGACAAGCCTGTGGCCTATTCATAGGTGCTCTGGTGGTACCGATTGTTAAGGATCACACTTCTGTCGTAGTCATAAGAGAATGGCTTTGCAACTCCATCACATTATATTTAGTTTATTAGCTACTTTGATATGAAATTGAAACTCTGAATGTATGCATCTCTGTCttgtataaataaaataaacctctCCTTACCCTTGACATCATGTGTGTTTCATATATGCTTTATGGCAAAAGGCTAGGCACGTTGTTGGAGTAGCAACATACCCAACCTGAGTGTGCCCAGTctgtgtcactctctctccctcccctttggaAATGACTCTCATGCTCCTCCCATCCCAGTCCATCCATTGATTGAGCCGCTAGCTCCGAGAAAGCTAGTGGCACACCCAACATCTATCCATATTTTATAAATCTCAGCAACTATTGATGATTATATTCTTTAATAAAAATTTACATGGAAAGGTAGAATTATAATTGATTAATAAGAAATGTGTTCTTTGTCTATGGATTAACCGATttgtgctaaaaaaaaaaatagaaaaagattaACAAATTTGAATACATGATGAATAGTTGTCAACATGAATATTTGTAGGTCACATGTCAATACATGTTTCTTACAATCATATAATATGGGATGCTTGATTCAAACTTTTATAATGGCATCTTATTTAattatgttaaataattttGCACCGTAAAATAAATGGTAAATAAACATTGAAAAATTTTATAGTGACATTTTACAACATATTTTACCTCATGGAAACAAACATTGGAAAATTTTTcaagatgtaaaattttacatgtaaatttttcCACGTAAAATTTTCCATGAGATTTTCTTCAggtaaaattttacattgaaacaaacggagccttagtatTTGAAAATGATGTAAAATTCCAAGCTAACTTCCACTTTTGGATACTAATAATGTTTTGGAGCTTGCATTTTGAGTGTTCTCTTACCATTTTCATCTCTAACTTGTAGCCATTTGGATGTTTTAGGATGTGATTGGTTCCATTTTTCCATTGGATTACTTTCTATGGAGTCATGTTTCTAATTAGAAAAATATGTTTAGTTGCCATATTAAACAAAAATAGAACCAAAACTCATGGTGTTTCTTGGACTCACCATTTACACTCAAAATGTTGATTCAACTGGATAAACCTAAATAGATAAATCCATGATCGAGTCACCTAACTCTAGGGTTCATATAAAAACTCTGACTTACCCAGAATCATCTTTATCGGGATTTCATTTccccactaaaaaaaaaaaaatccttttatcTCAATCTTGGATTGTCCATGATGAAAGTTGTTGACTCACTCTCCTCTTTCAAAGTTTTTCAAAGGAGACTCCAACTCAAATTTGGATTCTTTCTATTCTCTTTTTTAAACTTAATCCATAGTGTTATTTCAAGAGCCCTACATCAAAACAGTGACGAGAACTGGCTGGGCTCTCTAACTTTTAAGGATCAATTATGTCCTCTGTGTTCGcaatgttagagagagagagagaatgtgtgtACTCGTGCAAAGCTGGATGCCTTTGGGAGGGTTTCATCAAAGGTAAGCCTTTATCTCCTTGAaggattttataaaaatatgcaAAATTATTCATTTATCCTTAGTTTTGAACAATTGCAACAATTGCTTATTAAAGGTTTGCTGCATAAACAACAATATTCTCTTTATCCAATAAATACCTCTCAAACTGTTATGAATTTATTgatatattgatttattttaatgaacGGTCGTTGCTTAAAGTAATGGCAAATGACTCTTCCTATCTGCATAGTGGTAGGAGAAACTCCGTTAGATAGAAAATTTTTTCTCCCTTAATTTTATTATCTATTGAATCTGGGTAAAATTTTCCCCCTGTATTtaatttatcaatttttgaataaaaaaccCGACCTGTAGCGGCAAACCaatgattcaaaattttaaataaaaaatgagagagaataATACGgaaaagtattaaaaaaaaatttacatggaataatacggaaaaaaaaaaagttacatggACGGGGACCCATGTCACCCAACACCAGCATTCATAGCCGTTGCACTTTCCGGTCCCCAACGGTCTAAATTCTCATTTTTATATCTCTCCCTTTTCACCATATATGTTTGAAATCCAGATTTCTTCTTCTGCAATTCACAGAtttgaaacccaaaaatggcttcctcttcttcctccaagaTCAGAAGCTCGTCTCCCTTCCCAAACATTCTACTCTCATGCCTCAATTTCATTCTGTTCATCCTTGCATCAGCCTCTCTTGCTCCTGTCATACTTCTCAAGAACCCACCAACTACACTTGGCTGGGCTTTGCTTCTGGTCTCTttcctctccctcctctcttccCTAGTAAGCTTCTTCTCCCAGCTCACTCACATGTGCTTCATAGCCCATATCTCACTAGTTCTTGCGGCTTCCATCGGCCAATTTCTCAGCGTCATTGCTCTGTTTACTCGTGAGAATTCGAGCCTGCAATTGATTAAATCGACCAGGGATCCTAAGGAAGCTCGGGTTCTTATCAGGTTGGAGTGTGGGATTTTAATGACCATGTTTATAATGCAGTTAGGTGTATTGATGATGGCTTGTGCCGTTCACAGTTCTTGGGTGAAAGACCATGAAGGGTTGGAAGCAGAGAGGGAGGCAATGGCAAGGAAGAGAAGTAGGAGGATGGCTAGAGTACAGGAGGAATCCATGGCTAATGCAGCTAAGATTGCTGAGATTAGAGCTAAGGAGTTGgatgagaagatgaagaacaagtaTGGACAGTGGGTGAAAACTGattttgaaggtgtttgatgaaAGTCACTATAATAGTAATGGTGTTGTTTatgtttattaattttcttGAAGTCGCTACTGATGTGACATTTAAAGAGGGGGTTTGTTTCTTGTTTGAGTTGGGACAACCTCGTGTTGTTGTATTTAGGAGTCACTTCTGGGCTATGGTATCTTGATATGTATGTGTTCGTCCCTGGTCATACATAGTACTATCGTCAAAAGTAAATGGAGGGTATTATCCCTGCTCATAGGTTTGAGATCCACATCTATGAATTAAATGGTTTGAATGGTTTACTTTACGGTCATATTGGTTTGAATGTAACATTATCGATATCAACAATAATCCTATTGATGTTTTTTTGTAAACGATTTGGGTTGAGGGTAAGGTTTGTTACCTGCGCAATGATTTTGATGTGGATTGAATTAGCATGAACCCTAGAAATTGATCGGATTTTTGAACTAGTAAACCTCACCCTACGTGATGATCTGATTCCTTAAACAAAATGGCTAAGGTCGATTTTCCCTACCTTGTGTGCACATCCTCTCACATAAAGAGGGCCTTACACTTTCTCTCCTCTAAAAATCACCCCTATTTGATGATTCTTAATGGAGGTTCTTTAGGAATTGTTCATTCCACATCTCCAGGAAATTAACAGCATGGTTGACTCCTTGGTTAGGAAGGTCTTGTCTTGTTCATGTGAGATAAATTGGCCACTCTCCACTCCTTAGTTATCTGATGTATATCATTTAGACACCTTACTCTGGACACGCtgtaataagtaaaaaaaaaagaaaaaaaaaaaaaagcaaagaaaaaaaggaaaccccctcccattttttatttacaaaatatAAACTAAAAAACGGACCAAGTCAAACCTTCTCTCATCGAAATTAGACAAGACAAGACCTTGCTTCGGTTTGGCCCAACCTAGCCCAATCGAAATTAGACTGAACCAACGGTTTTGCCAAGTACCCCTTGGTTTTGGAATCCATTTGAACAggatctggatcctctccaacccccCTAGGGAGCCTTTGATAGCTTGAGAGATTTGCATGCATTCAAGACCTTTCCTACCATCTGATATGCAATTTGATGAGAGCGattcaggttcacgtacgagaatatGTGAGAACCATCCTAGCCCatggatatagaatcaattttctctttattcatttaataaattctatATCCACGAATCAAGAGTATATGAGAACATTATTGTACGTGAATCTGATCCGTTCACCAGTTTGATCTGGGCACTTTGGACCCACCTTTATCACCCGAAACCTTTACTCAGTATTCACTAGTCACTACTCACTAGGCTCACTACCACCGCCGCCCCGAGAAAGAAAAACTGTCCAAGTGTCCATACCCACTCACTCAAATCTAATCGGGCGGGTTATCCGTTAAACTTGTCGCGTTCCCCTGCCACATGGGGGAAAAAGTGGGATCTGCTTGCTTCTATCTTCCCAATCGGAAACGTTATCATCTTTCAACCCCAaagacatctctctctcttctatctaGTGTCTCTTACCCATCACCTCCCTCTCTTCTCTGTAGAAACTCAGAAGGACTATAAGGAAGGGAGCATTAGTATACGAATAAACGATGGCCCCTGACTCTCCTTCCGACGAATTGGCCACTCCGAGACCCATTCGTTCGGTTAAGTTCGTCTCCAACTGTTTTCTCTTTCCGGCATTTCTTCAAACGcctttttctcctcctccattatCTCCTTCCCGACCTTTGATTTCGAAGCCAAACCACTTCTCAGCAATTCCTGATTTTATTCGGGTCCTACGAACCTCCATCTTCTTGACAGCTGATCGATTTTACAGAACATTatcttctgctgctgctggtaATCCCATCTTTCAGAAACTCCTCTCTTTGTCTGCCGATTTCCGCCACTTCTCTCAGGTAAACTTCTCCCCCCTTTCCCCCATCATCTCATTGTAAATTTCTAATTCACTTTGTAGTATAGAAATGGTTACATTTTATACCTCAATTTGGATTTGTTTTCCGGAAGCATCTCTACCAATTATCCTGGGTAGAAAACAACTGTTTCACTATTGGTTTTCGAGGAACCATGTACTGCAGTCCTATTATTGAATAATTAAGAACTGGACGTGATTAATGAGCTATATCGACTACGAAGACCAAACAGGGTGCTCAGTTTGACGAATTCCCTCTcgggttggaaaaaaaaaaaaaaaaagaagacaaaagggtttaaaaaaaaaaaaaaaattcctaataaAGGAACCGTTTTTCCAATAGGAAGTGGTCAATTAGTTCATGAACTATCATTTCTTTCATTACTGGTCTTTTATTGGACAACCATAGTCAGTAGTCACAACACTGCTTAGGAAATGGCTATCTGCTACCTACCACAATTACCTCTGCATTTGTATTGCAGGCTTAATAGGAACATGCATTGTTTTCATTTTGTCCATGTTGACCGTTGCATATGTCAAACCTATTGTGCACATCattctgtttttctttattttccacctgaaaattaaaaaataaataaataattgaccTAAAGGAACTGATAAAGAAGGAAGAGATTGCCTGCATATGTTTTCGTAGGAAAAACATAATCAGTATGAACTTATACATCAAAGCACATACACATGCCCTTGTTTAGGTAACAGACTATCAGAAATAGAAGGACTGCAAAATCATCATTAGGCATTGCAGTCATAACATCATGGCAATAAAGCAAAACAGGAAATTAAAAGCTTCCAGAATCTACAATAGTGATGCAATATCCAGACCAAAACCATGatatcataatcattttttGTAGATAATTTAACATATTTAATATCTTCAGGTTTGGTTTTGTGATCCATCAATGAAGACTTCTCCATTTTAGTTCAGGTTTTGCTTCAACAAAATTgtgtttctatattttttgCTCATGACATGCATGGTTGTTTTTCATGAGATTCATTGGATAGAATTTTTTATGGTCTTATGTGAACCTGTAAGAGTATGCTTAAACCTAGAATCAGAAGTTGTGCAACTTAGAGTGTGTATGGTTTTGATACTGCTTTATGGTCTTCTAGTTaatatttctgtttttag
This genomic stretch from Macadamia integrifolia cultivar HAES 741 chromosome 2, SCU_Mint_v3, whole genome shotgun sequence harbors:
- the LOC122057768 gene encoding uncharacterized protein LOC122057768, with amino-acid sequence MASSSSSKIRSSSPFPNILLSCLNFILFILASASLAPVILLKNPPTTLGWALLLVSFLSLLSSLVSFFSQLTHMCFIAHISLVLAASIGQFLSVIALFTRENSSLQLIKSTRDPKEARVLIRLECGILMTMFIMQLGVLMMACAVHSSWVKDHEGLEAEREAMARKRSRRMARVQEESMANAAKIAEIRAKELDEKMKNKYGQWVKTDFEGV